In one Pseudodesulfovibrio tunisiensis genomic region, the following are encoded:
- a CDS encoding linear amide C-N hydrolase, which yields MKMKNNFIVMAALALVAGLLVAGTATACSEIYLKANNVSSRTFDFMVDSGVVLSSPRGVEHCSNYALPDETPLSWTAKYGSLTFSTILKNDAGAIETGVDGINEAGFKVGTYYLPESVYPAGKGGTTLCVGSLIQYLVDNFATVDEAVADMENPAYRLTSFPAQGLKMMLHVYMHDAQGNSAMAEYVDGRLRITREPEIPVLTNTIYADAVKALGEYEDFGGTRAIPGHQESIDRFVRGAFYRKHLPEPKSDLEAVHDGFAMIQTIAVPPMFPHGCTYWTVVTDIKARKVCFRTLRNPEICTVELDKLPLAEGNKEHRLFLPIQGLSGDISASFSK from the coding sequence ATGAAGATGAAGAATAATTTCATTGTGATGGCCGCATTGGCACTGGTCGCAGGTCTGCTCGTGGCCGGGACGGCGACAGCGTGTTCGGAAATTTACCTGAAGGCGAACAACGTGTCCTCGCGGACTTTCGACTTCATGGTGGACAGTGGCGTTGTTCTGTCCTCGCCGCGCGGTGTTGAGCATTGTTCCAACTATGCCCTGCCCGATGAAACGCCTCTGAGCTGGACCGCCAAGTACGGCAGCCTGACATTCTCCACCATTCTGAAAAACGATGCCGGAGCCATCGAAACCGGCGTGGACGGCATCAACGAAGCGGGCTTCAAGGTGGGCACCTACTACCTGCCCGAATCCGTGTACCCGGCAGGCAAGGGCGGCACCACTCTGTGCGTTGGCTCTCTCATCCAGTATCTGGTGGACAACTTCGCCACCGTGGACGAGGCCGTGGCCGACATGGAAAACCCGGCCTACCGCCTGACCTCATTCCCGGCTCAGGGACTGAAGATGATGCTGCACGTGTACATGCACGACGCACAGGGCAACAGCGCCATGGCCGAGTATGTGGACGGCAGACTGCGCATTACCCGCGAGCCGGAGATCCCGGTCCTGACCAACACCATCTACGCGGATGCCGTGAAGGCCCTTGGCGAATACGAGGATTTCGGCGGCACCAGGGCCATTCCCGGTCATCAGGAGTCCATCGACAGGTTCGTGCGCGGCGCGTTCTATCGCAAACACCTGCCCGAGCCGAAATCCGATCTGGAAGCCGTGCACGACGGGTTTGCCATGATCCAGACCATTGCCGTGCCGCCCATGTTTCCGCACGGCTGCACCTACTGGACCGTGGTCACGGACATCAAGGCGCGCAAGGTTTGTTTCCGCACCCTGCGCAACCCGGAAATCTGCACCGTGGAGCTGGACAAGCTGCCCCTTGCTGAAGGCAACAAGGAACACCGCCTGTTCCTGCCCATTCAGGGATTGTCCGGCGACATCTCCGCCAGCTTCAGCAAATAG
- the pth gene encoding aminoacyl-tRNA hydrolase, producing MDYKSVMVGLGNPGEKYAATRHNFGFMLIDSLLSLAAERRNMRPERLEESGDYELWRVKFAGAYRLLAKPQTYMNLSGKAVSKICGRHGLTPDQVVVAHDDLDLPFGRMKFKKGGGTGGHNGLSSIDECLGTNAYHRLRLGIGRPDQPHPDITNWVLGSFADKDVEIIPEILSAALKGLDIFYRRGTGFATQHINGFSPRERKTPEALDS from the coding sequence ATGGACTACAAAAGCGTGATGGTCGGCCTGGGCAATCCGGGCGAAAAATACGCGGCGACCCGCCACAACTTCGGTTTCATGCTCATCGACTCCCTGCTCTCCCTTGCTGCCGAACGCAGGAACATGCGCCCGGAACGGCTCGAGGAATCCGGGGATTACGAGCTGTGGCGCGTCAAGTTCGCCGGAGCCTATCGCCTGCTGGCCAAGCCGCAGACCTACATGAACCTGAGCGGCAAAGCCGTTTCCAAGATTTGCGGGCGCCATGGTCTGACACCGGATCAGGTGGTCGTGGCTCACGATGATCTGGACCTGCCCTTCGGACGGATGAAGTTCAAGAAGGGCGGAGGCACCGGAGGCCACAACGGTCTGTCGTCCATAGACGAATGTCTGGGCACGAACGCGTATCACCGCCTGCGTCTCGGCATCGGCCGCCCCGACCAGCCTCATCCGGATATCACCAACTGGGTGCTCGGCTCCTTTGCGGACAAAGACGTTGAAATCATCCCGGAAATCCTGTCCGCTGCCCTCAAGGGTCTGGATATCTTCTACAGACGAGGCACGGGATTCGCCACGCAGCATATCAACGGTTTTTCTCCGAGAGAACGGAAAACACCCGAGGCATTGGACTCTTAA
- the rho gene encoding transcription termination factor Rho: MPKRTPKKNNASTNGNSGEKLNLTELKLKNMQELTELAVQFEVENPSGMRKQELIFALLQQCASQNGQIFGEGVLEVLPDGFGFLRSPMYSYMPGPDDIYVSPSQIRRFGLRKGDVVSGQIRPPKEGERYFALLRVSEIGFEPPEHSKNLVLFDNLTPLYPDSMLRMENGDKNFSSRVIDLLAPIGKGQRGILVAPPRTGKTMMLQTIANSINANHPDVDLIVLLIDERPEEVTDMQRTVNAEVVSSTFDEPPQRHVQVADMVIEKAKRLVERKRDVVILLDSITRLGRAYNAVTPSSGRVLSGGIDANALQRPKRFFGAARNIEEGGSLTIIATALIDTGSRMDEVIFEEFKGTGNMEIYLDRHLAEKRVFPAIDMNRSGTRKEELLLSDDVLNRVWILRKLLAPMSPIDSMEFLLGKMKGSKSNRQFLDMMNK, encoded by the coding sequence ATGCCTAAACGCACGCCTAAGAAAAACAACGCCAGCACCAACGGAAATTCCGGAGAAAAACTCAACCTCACCGAGCTGAAGCTCAAGAACATGCAGGAGCTGACCGAGTTGGCCGTGCAGTTCGAGGTCGAGAACCCCAGTGGTATGCGCAAGCAGGAGCTGATCTTTGCCCTGCTGCAACAATGCGCTTCCCAAAACGGCCAGATATTCGGGGAAGGCGTTCTGGAAGTCCTGCCCGACGGCTTCGGGTTTCTCCGTTCCCCCATGTACAGCTACATGCCCGGCCCGGACGACATCTACGTGTCGCCCTCCCAGATTCGCCGATTCGGATTGCGCAAGGGCGATGTGGTCTCCGGCCAGATCCGCCCGCCCAAGGAAGGTGAACGCTACTTCGCCCTGCTGCGAGTCAGCGAAATCGGCTTCGAACCTCCGGAACATTCCAAGAATCTCGTTCTCTTCGACAACCTCACCCCTCTCTATCCCGACTCCATGCTCCGCATGGAAAACGGGGACAAGAATTTCTCCTCCCGGGTCATCGACCTTCTCGCTCCCATAGGCAAGGGCCAACGCGGCATCCTTGTGGCTCCGCCCCGCACGGGCAAGACCATGATGCTTCAGACCATTGCCAATTCCATCAACGCCAATCATCCCGATGTCGACCTCATCGTGCTGCTCATCGATGAACGGCCCGAGGAAGTCACGGACATGCAACGCACGGTCAACGCCGAAGTGGTCAGCTCCACCTTCGACGAACCGCCGCAGCGTCACGTCCAGGTCGCGGACATGGTGATCGAGAAGGCCAAGCGCCTTGTCGAGCGCAAGCGCGACGTGGTCATCCTGCTGGATTCCATCACCCGCCTCGGCAGAGCCTACAATGCAGTGACACCGTCCTCGGGACGCGTGCTTTCCGGCGGTATCGACGCCAATGCCCTGCAGCGGCCCAAGCGCTTCTTCGGCGCGGCCCGCAACATCGAGGAAGGCGGCTCCCTGACCATCATAGCCACGGCCCTGATCGACACCGGTTCCCGCATGGACGAAGTCATCTTCGAAGAATTCAAGGGCACCGGCAACATGGAAATCTACCTTGACCGCCACCTCGCGGAAAAGCGCGTGTTCCCGGCCATCGACATGAACCGCTCCGGCACCCGCAAGGAAGAACTGCTTCTGAGCGACGACGTGCTGAACCGCGTCTGGATTCTGCGCAAGCTTCTGGCTCCCATGAGCCCCATCGACTCCATGGAATTCCTGCTCGGCAAGATGAAGGGGTCCAAGAGCAATCGGCAGTTCCTGGACATGATGAACAAATAG
- a CDS encoding M48 family metallopeptidase yields the protein MKRTLTAVLLALCIFPLITGGAFAQGIFGPSKLTIRDENRLGKDFDSVIRSQMGIVEDPVITDYVRGVVDRIVRAKAPMPFTIRSAVVAHPAMNAFAIPGGYIYIFTGLIQNVENESQLAAVIAHELGHVSQRHMAKRVEQASTVSKIALVGSLAGLLLGMSGSGESGSALMMGSMGAAQAAMLKYSQDDENEADHVGLNALVKAGYNPEGMPRTFEIMQKNRWFDTRSQMPSYLSTHPGLAERTQYLKDRISRMPETFTDRRDDTTRLKRVQMLCRAKMSDPAQALAYWDTKSPAEFSALDWTGKAIVLDRLKRKEDARKAFETALALDDDDPLILREAGAFFFKLGDNNRAFVLLQKALIKNPKDLMAVFFLARLQAEAGDFPRAISNMNKVLTKVPKDWEVHFYLGRFYGESGDMFHGHLHTAYSALYQRNPKKARYHYQQAEHEAKSEVQKQELKKLDELLKG from the coding sequence ATGAAACGAACACTCACCGCCGTTCTTCTGGCTTTGTGCATATTCCCGCTCATAACGGGCGGAGCGTTCGCCCAAGGGATTTTCGGACCGTCCAAACTCACCATCCGCGACGAAAACAGGCTTGGCAAGGATTTCGACTCGGTCATCCGGTCCCAGATGGGTATCGTGGAAGACCCGGTGATCACGGATTACGTTCGCGGGGTGGTGGACAGAATCGTCAGGGCCAAGGCTCCCATGCCCTTCACCATCCGCAGCGCAGTGGTGGCGCATCCCGCCATGAACGCCTTTGCCATTCCCGGCGGCTACATCTACATCTTCACCGGCCTGATCCAGAACGTGGAAAACGAATCCCAGCTTGCCGCGGTCATTGCGCACGAACTCGGACACGTTTCCCAGCGCCACATGGCCAAACGCGTGGAGCAGGCCAGCACCGTGAGCAAGATCGCGCTCGTGGGATCTCTGGCAGGGCTGCTTCTGGGCATGTCGGGTTCCGGCGAAAGCGGAAGCGCGCTGATGATGGGTTCCATGGGTGCGGCTCAGGCCGCCATGCTCAAGTATTCCCAGGACGATGAAAACGAGGCCGACCACGTGGGACTGAATGCGCTGGTCAAGGCCGGATACAATCCGGAAGGCATGCCGCGCACCTTCGAGATCATGCAGAAGAACCGCTGGTTCGACACGCGCTCCCAGATGCCCTCCTACCTTTCCACCCACCCGGGCCTTGCCGAACGTACGCAATACCTCAAGGACCGCATTTCGCGGATGCCCGAAACCTTTACGGACCGCAGGGACGACACCACCCGGTTGAAACGGGTGCAGATGCTCTGCCGCGCCAAGATGTCGGACCCGGCCCAGGCTCTGGCCTATTGGGACACCAAATCGCCCGCCGAATTTTCCGCTCTGGACTGGACCGGCAAGGCCATCGTGCTGGACAGGCTCAAGCGCAAGGAAGACGCCAGAAAAGCGTTCGAAACCGCTCTGGCTCTGGATGACGACGACCCGCTGATCCTGCGGGAAGCAGGCGCATTCTTCTTCAAGCTCGGGGACAACAACAGGGCGTTCGTGCTCCTGCAAAAGGCGCTGATCAAGAACCCCAAGGACCTGATGGCGGTCTTCTTTCTGGCCCGGCTCCAGGCCGAGGCCGGAGATTTTCCGCGCGCCATCTCGAACATGAACAAGGTTCTGACCAAGGTTCCCAAGGACTGGGAAGTGCACTTCTACCTCGGCCGATTCTACGGCGAATCCGGGGACATGTTCCACGGGCACCTGCACACGGCGTATTCGGCACTGTACCAACGAAACCCGAAAAAAGCCCGCTATCACTACCAGCAGGCCGAGCATGAAGCAAAATCCGAAGTGCAGAAACAGGAACTCAAGAAACTGGACGAGCTCCTGAAGGGATGA
- a CDS encoding bifunctional riboflavin kinase/FAD synthetase: MIVVRTIDELKDTIAGACVTIGNFDGVHKGHQKLIAMAKTRAESLGLVSVVVTFDPHPLRVLRGGKTPPFITLTEQKLELISQYGPQVCLLLEFTREMAALSPEEFVRTYLVEGLNTKEVIVGYDYHLGKGRSGNYETLQELGRKYGFGVDRLDPVSIDDAVVSSTRIRDLVHAGKVWDAHTLLGRFYQVKGEVVHGMNRGGRLLGFPTANIKLVDELFPKGGVYAIWVEMDGKVHMGVANIGKNPTFGNEALSVEAHIIDFSGDIYGKDIRVHFVQRIRDERKFSGIDELKARIKVDTELGRKILSQPEAEIRLTKPAVAQKAS; the protein is encoded by the coding sequence ATGATTGTCGTAAGAACCATAGACGAACTCAAGGACACCATTGCCGGGGCCTGCGTGACCATCGGCAATTTCGACGGCGTGCACAAAGGGCACCAGAAACTCATTGCCATGGCCAAGACCCGAGCCGAATCACTGGGGCTGGTCAGCGTGGTGGTCACCTTCGATCCGCACCCCCTGCGCGTGCTGCGCGGCGGCAAGACCCCGCCCTTCATCACACTCACGGAACAGAAACTGGAACTCATTTCCCAATACGGTCCCCAGGTCTGCCTGCTTCTGGAATTCACCAGGGAAATGGCCGCCCTGTCCCCGGAGGAATTCGTCCGCACCTATCTGGTGGAAGGATTGAATACCAAAGAGGTCATCGTGGGATACGACTACCATTTGGGCAAAGGCCGATCCGGCAACTACGAAACGCTTCAGGAACTGGGGCGCAAGTACGGATTCGGCGTGGACAGGCTGGACCCGGTGTCCATCGACGACGCCGTGGTCAGTTCCACGCGCATCCGCGATCTGGTCCATGCGGGCAAGGTCTGGGATGCCCACACCCTTCTCGGCCGCTTCTATCAGGTCAAGGGCGAGGTCGTGCACGGCATGAATCGCGGCGGCAGGCTTCTGGGCTTTCCCACCGCGAACATCAAGCTCGTGGACGAACTCTTCCCCAAGGGCGGCGTCTACGCCATCTGGGTGGAGATGGACGGCAAGGTGCACATGGGCGTGGCCAATATCGGCAAGAACCCCACGTTCGGCAACGAAGCCCTGTCCGTGGAAGCACATATCATCGACTTTTCCGGCGATATATACGGCAAGGACATCCGCGTCCATTTTGTCCAGCGCATCCGCGATGAACGCAAGTTTTCCGGCATTGACGAGCTCAAGGCCCGCATCAAGGTGGACACCGAGCTCGGCAGGAAAATCCTGTCCCAGCCCGAGGCGGAAATCCGGCTCACCAAACCCGCGGTCGCGCAAAAGGCATCCTGA
- a CDS encoding 50S ribosomal protein L25: protein MANKIQLKAAERTETGKGANRRLRRTGMVPGVFYNQQGDNVTVMTSLVPLQKAYSQLGNSQVFDLELEKDGKTQTIPSLLWRVKFDPVKPMPIHVDFFGVDLEKELKVTVPLQVKGVSKGVKLGGRMEQFREVVEIVSKPADIPEAIVIDVTEMDILDTVRVADLTFPEGVTPMYDDNFAIVSVLPKRGDAEDEEETEEEAAE, encoded by the coding sequence ATGGCCAACAAGATTCAGCTCAAAGCTGCCGAGCGCACCGAAACCGGCAAGGGTGCCAACCGCCGTCTTCGCAGGACCGGCATGGTTCCCGGCGTCTTCTACAACCAGCAGGGCGACAACGTCACCGTCATGACCTCTCTGGTTCCCCTGCAGAAGGCCTATTCCCAGCTCGGCAATTCCCAGGTCTTCGATCTGGAGCTGGAAAAGGACGGCAAGACCCAGACCATTCCCTCCCTGCTGTGGCGGGTGAAGTTCGACCCGGTCAAGCCCATGCCCATCCACGTGGACTTTTTCGGCGTGGACCTGGAAAAGGAACTCAAGGTCACCGTGCCCCTGCAGGTCAAGGGCGTGTCCAAGGGCGTCAAGCTCGGCGGCCGCATGGAGCAGTTCCGCGAAGTCGTGGAAATCGTCAGCAAGCCTGCCGACATCCCCGAGGCCATTGTCATCGACGTGACCGAAATGGATATCCTCGACACCGTTCGCGTTGCTGACCTGACCTTCCCCGAAGGCGTCACTCCGATGTACGATGACAACTTCGCCATCGTATCCGTCCTGCCCAAGCGCGGCGATGCCGAAGACGAAGAGGAAACTGAAGAAGAAGCCGCTGAATAG
- a CDS encoding CarD family transcriptional regulator, giving the protein MFEINELVVYPSQGVGRVERIERQEISGAVAEFYIVRILSNNVTLMVPVANATNVGLRPVCSLRTGQAIFESLKDRSDFTGYTGQNWNRRYREYSEKLKSGDLLDVAYVLKELFLIGNDKELSFGERRLLEQAMGLVSMELAYALDRDQEVIKEDINEMFADVIHKDDEEE; this is encoded by the coding sequence GTGTTCGAAATCAATGAATTGGTAGTCTATCCCTCCCAGGGCGTGGGACGTGTGGAGCGTATCGAAAGACAGGAAATCAGCGGCGCCGTCGCTGAATTCTACATCGTTCGCATTCTTTCCAACAACGTCACTTTGATGGTTCCGGTAGCCAACGCAACCAACGTTGGTCTGCGGCCCGTGTGCAGTCTGCGCACCGGCCAGGCCATTTTCGAATCTCTCAAGGACCGTTCGGACTTCACCGGATACACGGGGCAGAACTGGAACCGCCGTTATCGCGAATATTCCGAAAAGCTGAAAAGCGGCGACCTCTTGGATGTGGCCTATGTGCTCAAGGAGCTCTTCCTCATCGGCAACGACAAGGAACTCTCCTTTGGCGAACGTCGGCTGCTTGAGCAGGCAATGGGTCTGGTATCCATGGAACTTGCCTACGCACTTGATCGCGATCAGGAAGTGATCAAGGAAGACATCAACGAAATGTTTGCCGATGTCATCCACAAAGATGACGAAGAGGAATAA
- a CDS encoding IS3 family transposase (programmed frameshift): MKKSRYSDSQILGILKQAEGGIPVAQLCREHGMSSATFYKWRSKFGGMDASLMARMKELEKENRLLKRMYAEEKMKAEVVAEALGKKLVRPSRRREMAKTAVTTSRLNIRQACEAFVISQTCYRYEPKLSAENECIADWLQRLTHNQRNWGFGLCFLYLRNVKGFGWNHKRVYRIYCELELNMRIKPKKRIVREKPEPLAQPETINQVWSMDFMHDQLKDGRSYRLFNVIDDFNREGLGIEVDFSLPAERVIRSLEQIMEWRGKPQTIRCDNGPEYISHRLQTWLEHKGIRIEYIQPGKPQQNAFVERFNRTVRYDWLCQYLFESIEEVQDYATKWLWTYNNERPHFALGGYPPRARLAKVA, encoded by the exons ATGAAGAAATCCCGTTATTCCGACAGTCAGATTTTGGGCATATTGAAGCAGGCCGAGGGAGGCATCCCCGTGGCCCAGCTTTGTCGTGAGCATGGCATGAGCAGCGCGACCTTTTACAAATGGCGTTCCAAATTCGGCGGTATGGACGCCTCGCTGATGGCACGCATGAAAGAGCTGGAGAAGGAAAACCGACTCCTCAAACGCATGTATGCCGAAGAGAAGATGAAGGCCGAAGTCGTTGCCGAGGCACTCG GCAAAAAACTGGTAAGGCCGTCTCGTCGACGCGAGATGGCCAAAACAGCCGTGACGACAAGTCGTTTGAATATCCGGCAGGCTTGCGAAGCCTTCGTTATCAGCCAGACATGCTACCGGTATGAACCAAAATTGTCGGCTGAAAACGAGTGCATCGCCGACTGGCTACAGAGGTTGACACACAACCAACGCAATTGGGGTTTTGGTCTGTGTTTTTTGTACCTGCGCAATGTCAAAGGCTTTGGATGGAACCATAAGCGGGTATACCGAATCTATTGTGAGTTGGAGCTCAACATGCGGATCAAGCCCAAAAAACGCATCGTACGCGAAAAACCTGAGCCGCTTGCCCAGCCCGAAACTATCAACCAAGTGTGGTCAATGGACTTCATGCATGATCAGTTGAAGGATGGTCGCAGCTATCGTCTGTTCAATGTGATCGATGATTTCAATCGTGAAGGACTGGGGATCGAAGTGGATTTCTCTCTGCCAGCGGAACGCGTGATACGATCCTTGGAACAAATCATGGAATGGCGTGGCAAGCCTCAAACCATTCGTTGTGACAACGGTCCTGAGTATATCAGCCATCGGCTTCAGACTTGGCTAGAACACAAGGGAATCCGAATTGAGTACATCCAGCCCGGAAAGCCGCAACAAAACGCGTTTGTGGAACGTTTTAACCGGACGGTACGATACGACTGGCTGTGCCAATATTTGTTTGAAAGTATAGAGGAGGTCCAGGATTATGCCACCAAGTGGCTCTGGACCTACAACAACGAACGACCACATTTCGCTCTTGGGGGATATCCCCCAAGAGCGAGACTGGCCAAGGTGGCATAG
- a CDS encoding chloride channel protein yields the protein MNPLAYLFSRWRAFVKSYRTVTSFRWLIMGVITGIMSGLVAVLFFGAVELGKFLIQHQLAGIVSPEPAGEGIFHGTPGAYRPWVIPAFTTATGLLTGWLVSRFIPGAIHGGTDGTDATIDNFHNKGGFLKPIVPIIKGFTSILTIASGGSAGREGPITQMGAGVGSWLAQKLSLSAKERRLLLLSGAAGGLGAIFRAPLGGALTAIEVIYREDFEAEAILPSVMSSVVAYTIFTFFYGSEPIFGIPRFSFHDPRELPFYILLAFVCAAAGWMYVKTFYFIKYRIFFQLKDRIGLMWATGLGGLSMGILGVVYPYISDGGILSGGYGWLELAILGQLPTMAMVYIIIAKTLATSVTIGSGMSGGMFAPALFVGGMSGGLVGKVGHQLFPDVVTQPGAYILVGMAAFFACVANAPIGPLIMVTELTQGYGLLAPLMLASALCIVLGRGFSLYEHQKENKFESPAHAEDATINILEQMHVKDFYNPGEVTVLKESTTLKELTDYIANSSQLYFPVKNAEGEYSGMVSIHNARNWMFEEGLFDLVVVRDLMTRPVYVRPDYDLYQALLRFVNTDYGQVPVVAPDDTNDIIGLINRDDVFQAYAEAIMEVKGEIEEAEAGGAKVE from the coding sequence ATGAATCCCCTGGCCTACCTTTTCAGCCGCTGGCGGGCGTTCGTCAAATCCTACCGGACCGTCACCTCGTTCCGATGGCTGATCATGGGGGTGATCACCGGCATCATGTCCGGTCTGGTCGCAGTGCTGTTCTTCGGCGCGGTCGAGCTGGGCAAGTTCCTGATCCAGCATCAGCTTGCCGGCATTGTTTCCCCGGAACCGGCGGGCGAAGGCATCTTTCACGGCACGCCCGGCGCATACCGGCCCTGGGTCATTCCGGCATTCACCACGGCGACCGGCCTGCTCACGGGCTGGCTGGTCAGCCGCTTCATTCCCGGTGCCATTCACGGCGGCACGGATGGCACGGACGCCACCATCGACAACTTTCACAACAAGGGCGGATTTCTCAAGCCCATCGTGCCGATCATCAAGGGATTCACCTCGATCCTGACCATTGCCTCGGGTGGCAGCGCAGGCCGCGAAGGCCCCATCACCCAGATGGGCGCGGGCGTGGGATCGTGGCTGGCCCAGAAACTTTCCCTGTCCGCCAAGGAACGGCGGCTGCTCCTGCTCTCGGGCGCAGCCGGGGGACTCGGCGCGATCTTCCGCGCCCCCCTGGGCGGCGCACTCACGGCCATCGAGGTCATCTACCGCGAGGACTTCGAAGCCGAGGCCATTCTGCCCTCGGTCATGAGTTCGGTGGTGGCCTACACCATATTCACGTTCTTCTACGGCTCGGAACCGATCTTCGGCATTCCCCGGTTTTCGTTCCACGATCCGAGGGAGCTGCCCTTCTACATACTGCTCGCCTTCGTGTGCGCGGCGGCCGGCTGGATGTACGTGAAGACCTTCTATTTCATCAAGTACCGCATCTTCTTTCAGCTCAAGGACAGGATCGGCCTGATGTGGGCCACGGGTCTGGGCGGCCTGAGCATGGGCATTCTCGGCGTGGTCTACCCGTACATTTCCGATGGCGGCATCCTGTCCGGCGGCTACGGCTGGCTTGAGCTCGCCATTCTGGGCCAGCTCCCCACCATGGCCATGGTCTACATCATCATTGCCAAGACACTGGCAACTTCCGTGACCATCGGTTCAGGCATGTCCGGCGGCATGTTTGCCCCCGCCCTTTTCGTGGGTGGCATGTCCGGCGGTCTTGTGGGCAAGGTCGGGCACCAGCTATTTCCGGACGTGGTGACCCAGCCCGGCGCCTACATTCTGGTCGGCATGGCCGCCTTTTTCGCCTGCGTGGCAAACGCGCCCATCGGGCCGCTGATCATGGTCACGGAACTGACGCAGGGCTATGGCCTACTCGCTCCGCTCATGCTGGCATCTGCCCTGTGCATCGTGCTGGGACGCGGCTTTTCCCTCTACGAACACCAGAAGGAAAACAAGTTCGAATCCCCGGCCCATGCCGAGGACGCGACCATCAACATCCTCGAACAGATGCACGTCAAGGACTTCTACAATCCCGGCGAAGTTACGGTGCTCAAGGAATCCACGACCCTCAAGGAGCTGACCGACTACATCGCCAACTCCAGCCAGCTCTATTTTCCGGTCAAGAATGCCGAGGGCGAGTATTCCGGCATGGTTTCGATCCATAACGCCCGCAACTGGATGTTCGAGGAAGGCCTGTTCGACCTGGTGGTCGTGCGCGATCTCATGACCCGTCCGGTCTATGTTCGCCCGGACTACGACCTGTATCAGGCCCTGCTCCGCTTCGTGAACACGGACTACGGTCAGGTGCCCGTGGTCGCCCCGGACGACACCAACGACATCATCGGCCTGATCAATCGCGACGACGTGTTTCAGGCCTACGCCGAAGCCATCATGGAAGTGAAAGGCGAAATCGAGGAAGCCGAAGCCGGGGGCGCGAAGGTGGAATAA
- a CDS encoding macro domain-containing protein: MHIWTIGSAALAIQQGDITTLDIQAIVNAANSRLAGGGGVDGAIHTAAGLEQLQAACQAIITHIGSLAPGKAVITSGFNLKAEHIIHTVGPIWRGNTQNEPQRLADAYRNSLELAHASNIDAIAFPAISCGVYGYPVEQASRIALTELRHGLERGLVHEARMVLHDSRALETWLNSARILLGPHTGEQ; the protein is encoded by the coding sequence ATGCACATCTGGACCATCGGCAGCGCCGCTCTCGCCATCCAGCAGGGCGACATCACCACTCTGGACATTCAGGCCATCGTGAACGCGGCCAATTCCCGGCTTGCCGGAGGCGGCGGCGTTGACGGAGCCATTCACACCGCTGCCGGACTCGAACAGCTTCAGGCCGCCTGTCAGGCCATCATCACGCACATTGGCAGCCTTGCCCCGGGCAAGGCCGTGATCACCTCGGGCTTCAATCTCAAGGCCGAACACATCATCCACACGGTCGGACCGATCTGGCGTGGCAATACGCAGAACGAACCGCAACGTCTTGCGGATGCATACCGCAATTCCCTTGAACTGGCCCACGCCAGCAACATCGACGCCATCGCCTTTCCCGCTATTTCCTGCGGGGTGTATGGCTATCCGGTCGAACAGGCGTCACGCATCGCCCTGACCGAACTTCGGCACGGTCTGGAGCGTGGGCTGGTGCACGAAGCGCGCATGGTCCTGCATGATTCGCGCGCACTGGAAACATGGTTGAACTCGGCCCGCATCCTGCTCGGGCCACACACAGGAGAACAATAG
- the hslV gene encoding ATP-dependent protease subunit HslV: protein MELRGTTILAVKDEKGTAMAGDGQVTLGQTIAMKHTARKVRRIYKDKVVVGFAGATADAFTLSERFESKLETYSGNLLRAAVELAKDWRTDKYLRKLEAMLLAADGEHILIISGTGDVIEPDDGLAAIGSGGAYALSAARALRRHTDMPASEIVEKSMEIASELCVYTNNNIVVETQDK from the coding sequence ATGGAACTTAGAGGCACGACCATTCTCGCGGTCAAGGACGAAAAGGGAACCGCCATGGCAGGCGACGGTCAGGTCACGCTTGGCCAGACCATTGCCATGAAGCACACTGCGCGCAAGGTGCGCCGCATCTACAAGGACAAGGTCGTTGTCGGCTTTGCCGGGGCCACTGCCGACGCATTCACCCTTTCCGAACGGTTCGAAAGCAAGCTGGAGACCTATTCCGGCAACCTGCTGCGCGCAGCGGTCGAACTGGCCAAGGATTGGCGCACGGACAAATATCTGCGCAAGCTCGAAGCCATGCTCCTTGCCGCGGACGGCGAACACATCCTGATCATTTCCGGCACCGGCGACGTGATCGAGCCTGACGACGGTCTGGCCGCCATTGGTTCGGGCGGGGCCTACGCCCTTTCCGCAGCCCGTGCCCTCCGCCGTCACACCGACATGCCCGCCAGCGAAATCGTGGAAAAATCCATGGAAATTGCCAGCGAATTGTGCGTGTACACCAACAACAACATCGTGGTGGAGACCCAGGACAAATAG